In Centropristis striata isolate RG_2023a ecotype Rhode Island chromosome 5, C.striata_1.0, whole genome shotgun sequence, a single genomic region encodes these proteins:
- the LOC131972139 gene encoding protein Wnt-7a codes for MSRRTRRWILRVLLCLGIVYLKIGGFSSVVALGASIICNKIPGLAPRQRIICQSRPDAIIVIGEGVQMGINECQFQFKNGRWNCSALGERTVFGKELKVGSKEAAFTYAIIAAGVAHAITAACTQGNLSDCSCDKEKQGFYSKDQGWKWGGCSADISYGLRFSQVFIDAREVKQNARTLMNLHNNDVGRKILEKSMRLECKCHGVSGSCTTKTCWTTLPKFRELGYILKEKYAHAVHVEPIKASRNKRPKFLKIKKPYSYRKPMDTDLVYLDKSPNYCEADLLTGSLGTQGRVCNKTMMQHISGCDLMCCGRGYNTHQYSRVWQCNCKFLWCCYVKCNTCSERTEVYTCK; via the exons ATGAGTCGGAGAACAAGACGCTGGATTTTAAGAGTTTTACTTTGTCTGGGAATTGTTTATTTGAAAATTGG TGGCTTTTCGTCGGTGGTGGCCCTAGGTGCGAGCATAATCTGTAACAAGATCCCCGGTTTGGCCCCCAGACAACGGATTATCTGCCAGAGTCGCCCCGATGCCATTATCGTCATCGGAGAGGGAGTCCAAATGGGCATCAACGAGTGTCAGTTTCAGTTCAAAAACGGGCGCTGGAACTGCTCTGCGCTTGGAGAGAGGACAGTCTTCGGAAAAGAGTTGAAAGTGG GCAGTAAAGAGGCGGCGTTCACCTACGCCATCATTGCGGCAGGGGTGGCCCACGCCATCACAGCCGCCTGTACGCAGGGTAACCTGAGTGACTGTAGCTGTGATAAGGAGAAGCAGGGTTTCTACAGTAAAGACCAAGGCTGGAAGTGGGGAGGCTGCTCGGCAGACATCAGCTACGGCCTGCGCTTCTCCCAAGTATTCATCGACGCTCGGGAGGTCAAACAGAATGCAAGGACGCTCATGAACCTGCATAATAACGATGTGGGACGCAAG aTCCTGGAGAAGAGCATGCGATTGGAATGCAAGTGTCACGGTGTCTCAGGCTCCTGCACTACCAAAACCTGCTGGACTACACTTCCCAAGTTCCGCGAGCTCGGCTACATTCTCAAGGAGAAGTATGCCCATGCGGTGCACGTGGAGCCAATCAAAGCCAGCCGCAACAAGCGCCCGAAATTCCTCAAGATCAAGAAGCCTTACTCGTACCGGAAGCCCATGGATACAGACCTGGTGTACTTAGACAAGTCGCCTAACTACTGCGAGGCGGACCTTCTGACGGGGAGCTTGGGGACGCAGGGCCGGGTGTGCAACAAGACAATGATGCAGCACATCAGCGGCTGTGACTTGATGTGCTGCGGCCGGGGATACAACACACACCAGTACTCCCGCGTCTGGCAGTGCAACTGCAAGTTCCTGTGGTGCTGCTACGTTAAATGCAACACCTGCAGCGAGAGGACAGAGGTGTACACATGCAAATGA